In Gracilinanus agilis isolate LMUSP501 unplaced genomic scaffold, AgileGrace unplaced_scaffold41947, whole genome shotgun sequence, the sequence AAAGGAAAGAGTGGGGGAGAATGGGggtgagaagagagagggagagaatgggtgagtaagggaggagagaagagaggaaaagagagaagagaatggggggagaggggagaaatgggtgaggaggggagaagagagattgAGGAGAATGAGTGAGGAAAGGAGCAGAGGACTaatggagagaatgaaagagaagggagagagtgaggaagctggggggaagagggagagagtaagggaaagagggaaagaaagaggcagagactggggaaaagaggatagagaatggaaagaagggagaataaggaaaggagaagagtggggggaggggaagaatggaggagagaagagagaaaggggagaagataGATACAGGTGGGAGTAGAGAAGGGTGGggatgagaagaaaagagggaaggaggaaggagtgaaaaggaaagggaggagaaaggaagctggaaggaaggaagaagggaagagaggaaagagagaaggaaggggggaggaaaaaggggaaaaaaaggaaaggaggagggccCATTGTCtgcctggagccagagctgggtGGGTTGGCACTGGGGAGAGCAGTGCTGAGCTGGGGAAGAGGGATGCTGGCCAAAGTGGCCTGCTAGCCCCAGGCTGGCCAGCTGTGGACCTGTGCCAGGCTGGAGTTGGACAGCAGGTGGAGAGGCTGCTGGCAGGAGCTGGAAGGGGGATAAGAAAGCTCCCAGTTCAGTTCAGAGTGCAGCCAGGGGGGTGATTATCTCAAATGCTGTCCCCAAACAACACCTAGGCCCAGGCACTGAGGGTGGCACAGCAGGGGAcacctccccctttcccctttccctcttccagCCCAGTGCTGCCCGCTGCCTTTCAGAGCCCGTTGGCAGCCGCCTTGGCGGTTTCGAGCTGGAGCCTGTCCGAGGGCCTGGGCGAAGGGCCAGAGATTGGATCTAGTAACCAGAGAGGTGGCTGGTGGATAAGACGGAGGGCTGCTCACTCTGGCTGAAGATGTTTCCCCAGAACAGGCCGCCTTTGGTGAGTCCTGCTTTCAGGGCCTTTCTGGGGACCCCTAGTTAGTCCTTATCACTTTAGGTGCCTGACTCCCATTGGATTCGAAGGTAGtaatgggggagagaagaaaaggagccCCATCTTGGAGAAATGAATAGCTCTTATGCTGACTtcactgtgtgacctcagacaaatcccttccccaccccttgGGATCTGggtatttgtaaaataaaggcattGGCCTAGATGGTCCCCAAGACCCTTTCCTAACTCAGACAACATAAACAAGGATTGGGTTTGAGTTCCAGCTCACATACTTCCTGGCATCAACCAttttcaaattctagctctggcCATGGATAACCTGATGACCCTAAAATAGTCTTAAGTTAgaaggattttatttaatttagaaggATGAgcactggattcaaattctgacttttaagagTGTTATGATTTTTGTTAAGTTCCTTCTTTGAGACTCTgttgacttctttttttcccaatgggaagaggaaggaaggggaggccTTCTCATTTCTACCCTCTGTCTTCTTGAAGCACCAGAGTTCCATCTCCCACGGTCTCtcgggagtgggagtgggagtgggtgCTGGCTGACTCTGCCCCTTCCTGCCTCCCCCATAGACCCACCTTCAGGCCCCGCCAGTGGCCTCCGCTGCTGCTGTGCTTGTGACCACCAATGCTTCTGCCACAACCCCCCAGACCCTCAAACTCACCTACCCAGAAACCTTGGATCGGATCAAAGAAGAATTCCAGTTCCTTCAGAGCCAATACCACAGGTACAGATTTGGAGAAGAAGGAAGTTCCTCTCCTGGAATCTTGGTTGAGCCCAAGGGACAGCGTGACCTGCTACAGGCTGCTTGGGGTTGGGAGAAAAGTCTTTGattttggagttgggaagacctggctTTGAATGCCGATGACTTTTGGGGAGTGGGggatccttactttctgtcttagaatcagcactgaGTATCTggcccaaggcagaagagcagccaAGATTAGACAACTGGGACTAAGGTGACTTGGCCATGGCCTCCTCTGGCCCAGTGGAAAGCCCTGGACAGAATGTCAGTTCTCAGTTTGAAGCTGCTGCTGACTTACTGTGTGATGTCTGGAGGAGAgcatttccctctctgggcccaGGGTTTTCCATGTTTAAAATGATAGTGTTGAACTTTCCCTAAGGgcctcctcccccttctcagcCTTGTGGGAGCCCCCTTGCTGAGCCTGGGCTGCCTCCGGGGCCCTCACTCAGCACTTGTATCTGCCCTTCAGCTTGAAGGTGGAATGTGAGAAGCTGGCATCGGAGAAGACTGAGATTCACCGGCACTATGTCATGGTGAGTGGCCCTGCCT encodes:
- the LOC123255261 gene encoding transducin-like enhancer protein 1; this translates as MFPQNRPPLTHLQAPPVASAAAVLVTTNASATTPQTLKLTYPETLDRIKEEFQFLQSQYHSLKVECEKLASEKTEIHRHYVMYYEMSYGLNIEMHKQAAVFTEIRSQVLLAACQGPVCAFTGA